One part of the Vibrio hyugaensis genome encodes these proteins:
- a CDS encoding phospholipase D family protein — MTERKTNSIQISIASVGLALSFIIPQVTTAKPIVLEQSHCVSSGQKPSPLSHYLDAFEQELASKTGVYVLEQGAEAMMSRAWLTERAEKSIDIQYFIFSVDNVGLIATDYLVKAAERGVKVRVLVDDIMLEADGEELVFLAAHENIEIKVYNPNANLGKNIMQKLGNLVFDFHSFNQRMHNKVFVVDNQLAITGGRNIADEYFGFDHEFNFRDRDVFLAGKVVTNINQSFEEFWNYELSVPVEEIVSQKSNQEKPDYKPLHDYACDSENFHPEIQKEIANVPITFKQLYQDGKFLWLDNVEYLSDNPGKNDRSTFLGGGSPTQKRLAELAKSATETLYIQSPYLVTTEKDRALLKHLVDTGVSIKILTNSLASNDNLEAFSGYQRDREALLETGVEIYEFRPDAKIRQKVMTEHMYKKLKKTPIFTLHAKSMTIDGKIAVIGTYNFDPRSANLNTESITVVSSEAITQSMDKSFAEEIKPENAWQITKEFNPDDKEPLTKRLRVQIRRIVPKDIL, encoded by the coding sequence ATGACTGAAAGAAAAACAAATTCAATCCAAATTTCAATTGCAAGTGTTGGGTTGGCACTGAGCTTCATAATTCCTCAAGTAACCACAGCTAAGCCAATTGTGTTAGAACAAAGTCATTGCGTTAGTTCTGGGCAGAAACCAAGTCCACTTTCTCACTACCTTGATGCTTTTGAACAAGAACTCGCTTCAAAAACAGGAGTTTATGTTCTAGAGCAAGGAGCGGAAGCGATGATGTCACGAGCATGGCTGACTGAACGAGCAGAAAAGAGCATTGATATTCAATACTTCATATTCTCCGTGGACAATGTTGGGTTGATCGCTACTGACTATTTGGTTAAGGCAGCGGAACGAGGAGTGAAAGTACGTGTTCTTGTAGACGACATCATGCTTGAAGCCGATGGTGAGGAACTCGTTTTTCTTGCTGCGCATGAAAATATTGAGATTAAGGTCTACAATCCGAACGCTAATTTAGGTAAAAACATTATGCAAAAACTCGGAAATCTTGTTTTTGACTTTCATAGTTTCAATCAAAGAATGCATAACAAGGTTTTTGTTGTTGATAACCAACTTGCTATCACTGGCGGTCGAAATATTGCAGACGAGTATTTTGGATTCGACCACGAGTTTAACTTCCGCGATCGTGATGTATTTCTAGCAGGAAAGGTAGTAACAAACATTAACCAATCTTTTGAGGAATTTTGGAATTATGAACTTAGCGTACCTGTTGAAGAGATTGTTAGTCAAAAATCGAACCAAGAAAAGCCAGATTACAAACCATTGCACGACTATGCTTGTGATAGCGAAAACTTTCATCCTGAGATTCAAAAAGAGATAGCCAATGTACCAATTACATTTAAACAACTGTATCAAGATGGGAAGTTTCTTTGGCTAGATAATGTTGAATACCTTTCAGATAATCCAGGAAAGAACGACCGAAGTACGTTTTTAGGTGGTGGTAGTCCTACTCAAAAAAGACTTGCCGAACTGGCTAAGAGCGCAACAGAGACGCTCTATATCCAATCCCCATATTTGGTTACCACCGAAAAAGACAGAGCCTTACTTAAGCATTTGGTAGATACAGGCGTGAGTATAAAGATTCTAACCAACAGCCTTGCCTCTAATGATAACCTGGAAGCATTTAGCGGCTACCAAAGAGATCGTGAAGCCCTACTAGAAACAGGTGTCGAAATTTATGAATTTAGGCCCGATGCTAAGATTCGTCAGAAAGTAATGACCGAACATATGTATAAAAAACTTAAAAAGACGCCTATTTTCACACTCCATGCGAAAAGCATGACGATAGACGGCAAGATAGCGGTTATAGGCACTTATAATTTTGACCCAAGAAGTGCAAACTTAAACACAGAAAGCATTACTGTAGTTTCTTCAGAAGCGATTACTCAATCAATGGACAAATCCTTTGCTGAGGAAATCAAGCCAGAGAATGCTTGGCAAATCACAAAAGAGTTTAACCCCGATGACAAAGAGCCATTGACAAAAAGGCTCAGAGTACAGATCAGAAGAATCGTCCCCAAAGACATACTGTAG
- a CDS encoding cation:proton antiporter, protein MQVGNEALVLSAVGVIGLGCQWLAWRMRLPAILFLLLAGLIVGPFLQWLNPDDILGDLLFPLISLAVAVILFEGSLTLNFKEIRGVSGSVWSIVSVGAIISWVATSVATHYFLDFSWELAILFASLTVVTGPTVIVPLLRTVRPNSKLANILRWEGILIDPLGALFVVMVYEFIVSHNAVNSVEVFGTLITVGLILGVASGAAVATALRRAWLPEYLQPFAVLMVVLGVFSVSNQLESEAGLLTVTVMGMWLANAKGINIQQILHFKEHLTILLITGLFIFLAARISLDDFAALGSGALMLFVFMQLVSRPLSIFLSTIRSNLSFKDKVFLSWVAPRGIVAASISSLFAIKLIEYGISEATLLVPMTFMVIIGTVVLQSATARPVALALGVAEPAPRGFLLIGANRVAQEIGKALARYDRRVLLTDSNWDYISQVRMSGMDHYYGNPISSHADDNLNLIGIGQVVALTPDQHFNIMACMQFVGEFGEDKVHCLQKTKSNGSEKHSVAEEYHGKLLMGGNVSYTQLASLLSRGAEIKHTKLSESFTYQDYLEHHKENLVIPLFHVEEKGKIQFCDDPEQFDPSITSTVVALIQTDASASV, encoded by the coding sequence ATGCAAGTGGGAAATGAAGCGCTGGTGCTGTCGGCGGTTGGGGTAATTGGTTTAGGTTGTCAGTGGTTAGCATGGCGAATGCGGTTGCCTGCTATTCTGTTCTTATTGTTGGCAGGGTTGATTGTTGGGCCATTTTTACAGTGGCTCAATCCAGATGATATTCTCGGAGATTTATTATTTCCTCTAATATCCCTCGCGGTGGCCGTGATCTTATTTGAGGGGAGTTTAACGCTTAATTTTAAAGAAATTAGGGGCGTTAGTGGGTCGGTTTGGAGCATTGTTTCTGTTGGTGCCATCATCTCTTGGGTGGCAACCAGTGTAGCGACGCATTACTTTCTGGATTTCTCATGGGAGCTCGCGATTCTGTTTGCCAGCTTAACCGTTGTAACTGGCCCTACTGTCATTGTGCCCTTGCTCAGAACGGTTCGACCAAACTCTAAACTTGCCAATATTCTGCGCTGGGAGGGGATCTTGATTGATCCATTAGGCGCACTGTTTGTCGTTATGGTTTACGAGTTCATCGTTTCCCACAATGCGGTAAATAGTGTTGAAGTTTTTGGTACGCTTATCACGGTGGGTTTGATTCTTGGCGTCGCTTCCGGCGCTGCAGTTGCAACCGCATTGAGACGAGCTTGGTTACCAGAATACCTTCAGCCCTTTGCTGTCTTGATGGTGGTACTTGGCGTTTTTTCAGTCTCCAATCAATTGGAATCGGAGGCGGGATTGCTTACTGTTACTGTGATGGGGATGTGGCTTGCAAACGCAAAAGGCATCAACATTCAACAAATTCTACATTTCAAAGAGCACCTGACCATTTTATTGATCACTGGTTTGTTCATCTTCTTAGCCGCGCGAATCAGTTTGGATGATTTTGCTGCGCTTGGTAGTGGAGCCTTGATGCTGTTTGTATTCATGCAGTTAGTCTCACGTCCTTTGTCGATCTTTCTATCGACCATACGCAGTAACTTATCATTCAAAGACAAGGTGTTTCTATCATGGGTAGCACCACGCGGTATTGTAGCTGCCTCTATTTCTTCATTATTCGCGATTAAACTGATTGAATACGGTATCAGTGAAGCCACTTTACTCGTGCCTATGACGTTTATGGTGATCATTGGTACGGTCGTATTGCAAAGTGCGACGGCACGGCCCGTAGCGCTGGCTCTCGGCGTCGCTGAGCCAGCCCCTCGTGGTTTCTTGTTGATTGGCGCAAACCGTGTCGCGCAAGAGATAGGTAAAGCGTTGGCGAGATACGATCGTCGCGTCCTACTCACCGATTCTAACTGGGATTACATTAGTCAAGTTCGTATGTCTGGGATGGATCACTACTATGGCAATCCAATTTCTAGCCATGCGGATGACAACCTCAATTTGATTGGTATTGGGCAGGTGGTGGCGCTTACGCCAGATCAGCACTTTAACATTATGGCTTGTATGCAATTTGTCGGCGAGTTCGGCGAAGATAAAGTACATTGTCTACAGAAAACCAAATCTAACGGCAGTGAGAAGCACTCGGTGGCGGAAGAGTATCATGGTAAGTTGCTTATGGGGGGAAATGTCAGTTACACCCAATTGGCGAGTTTGTTGAGTCGAGGTGCCGAAATCAAACACACCAAACTCAGTGAGAGTTTCACTTATCAAGATTACTTAGAGCACCATAAAGAGAATCTAGTGATTCCACTTTTCCATGTTGAAGAGAAAGGCAAAATTCAATTCTGTGATGATCCAGAACAGTTCGACCCTTCTATAACCAGTACGGTTGTCGCTCTGATTCAAACTGACGCCTCTGCTTCTGTATAA